The following coding sequences are from one Helicoverpa armigera isolate CAAS_96S chromosome 2, ASM3070526v1, whole genome shotgun sequence window:
- the LOC110375695 gene encoding uncharacterized protein LOC110375695 — protein MLCAILLPLLIPVGLVIFFKILNKPDKPALFGVYQQKNKFFYLKFLFMYTVLRFRQLKNHLTRQFAVEVGKSCDGTLHVHKQDVVLENKYYLGDNEQAIDAVYFNGTKEGDAVICGIARRPKNVVDAFLYLKVKGEELLLSPELPDTYQNQVTIEEGLYRIKGLEVVNFIPMRTWKLTYNGEMKPRNDSEKRVKVEAELTWSAVFSHFNYDTQMSPIGLARDMATEKWSRGYFKLLKKLHQTHYEQMGVIEGTVTIDGKEHSINIPCVRDHSFGPFRDWRTFHRYVYHFMFLENGDCLAIGTVCQPAVLSHLTIGYLCRQSDQAVLPVQSSDFKMYQHGENQILPKDYGFTFEAGHQTYAVKVQVEDEEIFYIGKSREAKFYERWCTVDINGVKGSACVEWHYNNVQSNREKTA, from the exons ATGTTGTGTGCCATACTTTTACCTTTACTAATCCCGGTAGGGCTAGTGATATTTTTCAAGATACTGAATAAACCAGACAAGCCGGCGTTATTCGGCGTGTatcaacagaaaaataaattcttctatttgaagtttttatttatgtacacggTTTTGAGGTTTAGACAG ctaaAAAATCACCTCACCCGGCAATTTGCTGTCGAAGTCGGCAAGAGCTGCGATGGGACATTGCACGTTCATAAACAAGATGTAGTTCTCGAAAACAAATATTATCTTGGGGATAACGAACAG gCCATCGATGCGGTGTACTTCAATGGCACGAAGGAGGGTGATGCAGTGATTTGTGGTATTGCGAGAAGGCCTAAGAATGTTGTGGATGCTTTCCTATACTTGAAG GTCAAAGGAGAGGAGCTCCTTCTATCACCGGAGTTACCCGACACTTACCAAAACCAAGTGACGATCGAAGAGGGCCTGTACAGAATAAAGGGCCTTGAAGTTGTCAACTTTATTCCTATGCGTACCTGGAAATTGACTTACAATGGTGAAATGAA ACCCAGGAACGATTCGGAGAAGAGGGTAAAAGTAGAAGCTGAACTAACGTGGAGTGCGGTGTTCTCACATTTCAACTACGACACTCAGATGTCGCCTATAGGTTTAGCCCGAGACATGGCTACTGAAAAATGGTCGAGGGGTTACTTTAAGTTACTCAAAAA ATTACATCAAACACATTACGAACAAATGGGCGTCATAGAGGGCACTGTCACCATCGATGGCAAAGAACACTCTATCAACATACCATGTGTTAGGGATCACAGTTTCG GACCGTTCCGTGACTGGCGTACATTCCACCGTTACGTCTACCATTTTATGTTCTTGGAAAATGGTGACTGCTTAGCCATTGGCACAGTTTGCCAACCTGCTGTTTTATCGCA TCTGACTATCGGATACCTCTGTCGTCAATCAGACCAAGCAGTGTTACCAGTACAGTCCAGTGACTTCAAAATGTACCAACATGGTGAAAATCAGATCCTACCCAAAGATTACGGATTTACTTTCGAAGCTG GCCACCAGACATATGCAGTAAAAGTACAGGTCGAAGACGAGGAAATATTCTACATCGGCAAGTCCAGGGAGGCTAAGTTCTATGAGCGATGGTGTACCGTGGACATCAACGGTGTTAAAGGCTCCGCTTGTGTAGAATGGCATTATAATAATGTTCAGTCTAATAGAGAAAAGACTGCGtaa